A region from the Campylobacter magnus genome encodes:
- a CDS encoding helix-turn-helix transcriptional regulator, whose product MSEWLSTKQLCAYLHISKATLWRYLKAGKLPQPKRLSDRILLWEKKLVDQMLA is encoded by the coding sequence ATGAGCGAGTGGCTAAGCACAAAACAGCTGTGCGCCTACTTGCACATCAGCAAAGCCACGCTTTGGCGGTATCTCAAAGCTGGCAAGCTCCCACAGCCAAAAAGGCTAAGCGATAGAATTCTGCTTTGGGAGAAAAAGCTAGTAGATCAAATGCTAGCATAA
- a CDS encoding DUF7768 domain-containing protein yields MSKLVYIASPFSKIWDKEFAVLLAEKACDEVAKMGFYPVSPVLLWAGRISEKNADEREKNLEASRELLKSCAFIYVAKSKHSCESAGIEAELNLAAALGIKELK; encoded by the coding sequence ATGAGTAAATTAGTATATATAGCAAGTCCATTTAGCAAAATTTGGGATAAAGAATTTGCGGTGCTGTTGGCAGAAAAAGCCTGTGATGAAGTGGCAAAAATGGGCTTTTATCCAGTAAGTCCTGTGCTGCTGTGGGCTGGGCGAATAAGCGAAAAAAACGCAGATGAGAGAGAGAAAAACTTAGAAGCTAGCCGTGAGCTTTTAAAATCTTGCGCTTTTATCTATGTAGCAAAAAGCAAACATAGCTGTGAGAGTGCTGGCATAGAAGCTGAGCTTAACCTAGCAGCTGCGCTAGGCATAAAGGAGCTAAAATGA
- a CDS encoding phosphoadenosine phosphosulfate reductase domain-containing protein: MNKKIYIAKLSGGKDSTAMVDLLLRNNYPLDYILFCDTLAEFGAMYEYLDKLDAYFKKAYGKSITRTKPKKSINEAVFSRVSKGEHKGEIKGAFLPQMGYCDWRLYSKLHTEDDFIKNLGVSKSDVITYLGITIDEKHRADLENENLAYPLITDFKMSERDCQNYLKERELENPLYRHFTRTGCAFCPAQSMRAKFNLWKYYPSEWQKIKELESEILAQEAKGEKIYNKYWFNKWSVDELETRFKAQDDGCGSLFDDEPLKDCFCKF, from the coding sequence ATGAATAAAAAAATCTATATCGCAAAATTAAGCGGTGGCAAAGATAGCACTGCGATGGTGGATTTGCTACTTCGCAATAATTATCCGCTTGATTATATCCTTTTTTGCGACACGCTCGCTGAGTTTGGCGCAATGTATGAGTATTTAGATAAGCTAGATGCTTATTTTAAAAAGGCTTATGGCAAAAGCATAACACGCACAAAGCCAAAAAAGAGCATAAACGAGGCGGTATTTTCTAGGGTTAGTAAAGGCGAGCATAAAGGCGAAATTAAAGGCGCATTTTTGCCGCAGATGGGCTATTGCGACTGGCGGCTATACTCTAAGCTACACACTGAGGACGATTTTATAAAAAATCTTGGTGTAAGCAAAAGTGATGTTATCACTTACCTAGGAATAACGATAGATGAAAAGCACAGGGCAGATTTAGAAAATGAAAATCTAGCTTACCCTTTAATCACTGATTTTAAAATGAGTGAAAGAGACTGCCAAAACTATTTAAAAGAGCGTGAGCTAGAAAATCCGCTTTATAGGCATTTTACACGCACGGGCTGTGCTTTTTGCCCTGCCCAGTCAATGCGGGCTAAGTTTAATTTATGGAAATATTATCCTAGCGAGTGGCAGAAAATAAAAGAACTAGAAAGCGAGATTTTAGCGCAAGAGGCTAAGGGCGAAAAAATCTATAATAAATACTGGTTTAATAAGTGGAGTGTGGACGAACTAGAAACACGCTTTAAAGCGCAGGATGACGGCTGTGGCTCGCTCTTTGATGATGAGCCGTTAAAAGATTGTTTTTGTAAATTTTGA
- a CDS encoding single-stranded DNA-binding protein: MNLFIFNGTICRDIELKYTQNSSLAVISNSLAFNKKDANGNQSTVFLDFVAFGKTAELINQYYQKGDMLCGVGEISADEWQEQDTGKKRTKHKIIIQKLEFTKSPKAWAGNSANNSWNSGAEAMAQNIANSGAVLGVSVTNYANNGGNSNLGYNQAPQNYNQAQNRSNSQPQNLAQDLDEIPF, encoded by the coding sequence ATGAACTTATTTATTTTTAACGGCACGATTTGTAGAGATATAGAGCTAAAATATACGCAAAATTCAAGCTTGGCGGTGATCTCTAACTCACTAGCCTTTAATAAAAAAGACGCAAATGGCAATCAAAGCACGGTATTTTTGGACTTTGTGGCTTTTGGTAAGACAGCCGAGCTGATAAATCAGTATTATCAAAAAGGCGATATGCTCTGCGGAGTGGGCGAAATATCAGCCGATGAGTGGCAAGAGCAAGATACAGGGAAAAAACGCACAAAGCATAAAATCATCATCCAAAAGCTAGAATTTACCAAAAGCCCTAAGGCGTGGGCTGGGAATTCTGCTAATAACAGCTGGAATTCTGGGGCTGAGGCAATGGCGCAAAATATCGCAAATAGTGGGGCTGTGCTTGGCGTGAGCGTAACAAACTACGCAAATAATGGTGGGAATTCTAATCTAGGCTACAATCAAGCACCGCAAAATTATAACCAAGCGCAAAATCGTAGCAATTCACAGCCGCAAAATTTGGCGCAAGATTTAGATGAAATTCCATTTTAA
- a CDS encoding DUF3310 domain-containing protein, with protein sequence MATSKQVGGDHYAIMNIQPIEFILANQLGFCEGNVIKYLCRYKRKNGLEDLKKARQYLDFLIERESR encoded by the coding sequence ATGGCAACCAGTAAGCAAGTAGGCGGCGATCACTACGCTATTATGAACATCCAGCCAATAGAGTTTATCCTAGCAAATCAGCTAGGATTTTGCGAGGGTAATGTCATCAAATACCTTTGCCGCTATAAGCGCAAAAATGGCTTAGAGGATCTCAAAAAAGCAAGGCAATATCTAGATTTTTTGATTGAAAGGGAGAGCAGATGA
- a CDS encoding recombinase RecT, producing the protein MNEVVKKESLPVAVKSALNSEQALSKMAEFFSGDSAKMTRFKSALIDIASSENLAQCSVNSVLKSAFSLAELDLDINRNLAQAYIVKYKNDAQAVISYKGWQTLAERAGKRIKAHSVFICDEFSRDLSEFDEKIIFVPNDKERNSSDDAWYMKNLRGVLVLIKDMSDGYTKRVFVPKDKLEKIKTKSPSAKSNYSPWAQWCEEMYQAKAIKYVLSREALNFKSVAIANAIALDNKADMEMASDTPKISQIDLNAIAYEATEPQIIDENGEVLNGNQ; encoded by the coding sequence ATGAACGAAGTAGTAAAAAAAGAGAGTTTGCCAGTAGCGGTAAAATCAGCATTAAATAGCGAGCAAGCACTCTCAAAAATGGCTGAGTTTTTTAGCGGTGATAGCGCAAAGATGACACGCTTCAAGTCCGCTCTCATTGACATAGCAAGCAGCGAAAACCTAGCGCAATGTAGCGTGAACTCGGTGCTAAAAAGCGCATTTAGCCTAGCTGAGCTTGATCTAGACATTAACCGCAATCTAGCCCAAGCTTATATCGTAAAGTATAAAAATGACGCCCAAGCCGTAATCAGCTACAAAGGCTGGCAAACCCTAGCTGAGAGAGCTGGCAAGCGTATAAAGGCGCATAGCGTGTTTATCTGCGATGAATTCAGCCGAGATCTTAGCGAGTTTGATGAGAAAATAATCTTCGTGCCAAATGACAAAGAGCGAAATTCTAGCGATGATGCGTGGTATATGAAAAACTTGCGTGGCGTGCTAGTGCTGATAAAAGATATGAGCGATGGCTATACCAAGCGCGTTTTTGTGCCAAAAGACAAGCTAGAAAAGATAAAAACCAAAAGCCCTAGCGCAAAGAGCAATTATAGTCCGTGGGCGCAGTGGTGCGAAGAGATGTATCAAGCAAAAGCGATAAAATACGTGCTAAGCCGTGAAGCACTGAATTTTAAAAGCGTGGCTATCGCAAACGCAATTGCGCTTGATAATAAGGCTGATATGGAGATGGCTAGTGATACGCCAAAAATCAGCCAAATTGATCTAAACGCAATAGCCTATGAAGCTACCGAACCGCAAATAATAGACGAAAATGGCGAGGTTTTAAATGGCAACCAGTAA
- a CDS encoding DNA-methyltransferase, giving the protein MQKWQIFNDNFQNYKSRHLPKAQLVIADIPYNLGANAYASSRQWYKDGGLVDGFSDGNSKEHYSDKAGKQFFDTDKNFNLAEFFHFCHKLIIKEPKAVNSAGCMLVFCAFEQQFRLIELAERHGFKHYINLVFRKKSSAQVLKANMRIVGNCEYGLLFYRDKLPKFRNNGKMIMNCFEWENDSKIARIHPTQKPVRLLEKLIALFTDPNDVVIDPCCGSGSTIIAARNLGRRAYGFEVNKDFASKAAEWLNSSYEPDLFSLCEQNEIKQKYKKGA; this is encoded by the coding sequence ATGCAAAAATGGCAGATTTTTAACGATAATTTTCAAAACTACAAAAGCCGCCATTTGCCAAAAGCCCAGCTTGTAATCGCTGATATCCCCTACAATCTAGGCGCAAATGCTTATGCTAGTAGCAGGCAGTGGTATAAAGACGGCGGCTTAGTGGATGGATTTAGCGATGGAAATTCAAAAGAGCATTATAGCGATAAAGCTGGAAAGCAGTTTTTCGACACGGATAAAAACTTTAATTTAGCTGAGTTTTTTCACTTCTGCCATAAGCTAATCATAAAAGAGCCCAAAGCTGTTAATTCTGCTGGCTGTATGCTAGTCTTTTGCGCCTTTGAACAGCAATTTAGACTAATAGAGCTAGCTGAGAGGCACGGCTTTAAGCACTATATAAACCTAGTTTTTAGAAAAAAAAGCTCGGCGCAGGTGTTAAAGGCAAATATGCGAATTGTAGGAAATTGCGAGTATGGACTTTTATTTTATAGAGATAAACTGCCAAAATTTCGCAATAACGGCAAAATGATAATGAACTGCTTTGAGTGGGAAAATGACAGCAAAATAGCAAGAATTCATCCCACGCAAAAGCCAGTTAGGCTACTTGAGAAGCTAATTGCGCTTTTTACTGACCCTAATGATGTAGTGATAGATCCTTGCTGTGGAAGTGGCAGCACGATAATCGCCGCTAGAAATCTAGGGCGCAGAGCGTATGGCTTTGAAGTAAATAAAGACTTTGCGAGTAAGGCGGCGGAGTGGCTAAATTCTAGCTATGAGCCTGATCTCTTTAGCCTTTGCGAGCAGAACGAAATAAAACAAAAATACAAAAAAGGTGCGTAA
- a CDS encoding PD-(D/E)XK nuclease-like domain-containing protein, whose product MTNKDYHAHSAISKSDIDLFLQSPKKFALKKAGKLASDDSPALLLGSCVHKLILEPNDFESEFIVEPRIDKRSKEGKAAYSDFLELAFGKSILSPMLYEQARAMAKAVLANKTAQKFITDGFAERSFFSTYKGQEIKCRPDYYNQKLGLVVDVKTSANASEFGKSIGNFNYHIQQALYSDILMANGLAVNGFVFVVVEKTAPYMVGFFTLSEKAVEFGRECYQNALDKIIALKAQNLEFPDFAGLSIDENGQINQKIIQEIDLPAWVYNKGA is encoded by the coding sequence ATGACAAATAAAGACTACCACGCTCACAGCGCAATTAGCAAGAGCGATATAGATTTGTTTTTACAAAGTCCAAAGAAATTTGCGCTTAAAAAGGCTGGCAAATTAGCTAGCGATGATAGCCCAGCCTTGCTACTTGGCTCGTGCGTGCATAAGCTGATTTTAGAGCCAAATGACTTTGAGAGTGAGTTTATAGTAGAGCCTAGAATTGACAAGCGTAGCAAAGAGGGCAAGGCGGCTTATAGCGATTTTTTAGAGTTAGCTTTTGGCAAGAGCATTCTAAGCCCTATGCTTTATGAACAAGCAAGGGCTATGGCAAAAGCCGTGCTAGCTAACAAAACAGCGCAGAAATTCATCACTGACGGCTTTGCTGAGAGAAGCTTTTTTAGCACTTACAAAGGGCAAGAGATAAAGTGCCGCCCTGACTACTATAATCAAAAACTAGGGCTTGTCGTGGATGTCAAAACCAGCGCAAATGCTAGCGAGTTTGGCAAAAGCATAGGCAACTTTAACTACCACATCCAGCAGGCACTATATAGCGATATTTTAATGGCAAATGGCTTAGCGGTTAATGGCTTTGTCTTTGTGGTGGTGGAAAAAACTGCGCCTTATATGGTGGGGTTTTTTACACTTAGCGAAAAAGCGGTAGAGTTTGGGCGTGAGTGCTATCAAAACGCCCTAGATAAAATCATCGCTCTAAAAGCGCAAAATCTAGAATTCCCAGACTTTGCGGGGCTAAGCATAGATGAAAACGGGCAAATTAACCAAAAAATAATTCAAGAGATAGACCTGCCAGCGTGGGTATATAATAAGGGTGCGTGA
- a CDS encoding MerR family transcriptional regulator, translated as MAYFYGEYSQSQVEAISGVPFDTIRQYQRLGLIKPKQKPSASGRVELYYTDEIIKQIQALYKKDTNPQKEQDLGKDNEYISVTAGDLIDTLGCAKETAYRYIRAYGVKSPITIYDDAPQYKIKKSDLEKIKQEYKANVKKYHPNPKPKPISRTTFKDEVLNFFKGQRDDFEITLGEIAQIIGIDPTNNTASYGNLRNAVLSLQDDGILKTEMKSRKIFVSLQKQPVGAEAYALRLENERLKSKLDKLEAENKILCENHKNEVAELENAYNALKAELKSVRDELSQMIKAHNEVAKPTIQIYTPQEQTQAGGWLSRFFG; from the coding sequence ATGGCATATTTTTACGGAGAATATTCACAAAGTCAAGTAGAAGCTATCTCAGGTGTGCCTTTTGATACCATAAGGCAATACCAAAGACTAGGGCTAATAAAGCCAAAGCAAAAGCCAAGCGCAAGTGGCAGAGTGGAGCTATACTATACAGATGAGATAATAAAGCAAATACAAGCACTTTACAAAAAAGACACAAACCCACAAAAAGAGCAAGATTTAGGCAAAGATAACGAGTATATCTCGGTAACTGCTGGCGATCTGATTGATACGCTTGGCTGCGCTAAAGAGACAGCTTATAGGTATATCAGGGCTTACGGGGTTAAAAGTCCAATTACCATTTATGATGACGCGCCTCAGTATAAGATAAAAAAGAGCGACCTTGAAAAAATAAAGCAAGAGTATAAAGCAAATGTAAAAAAATACCACCCTAACCCTAAACCTAAACCTATAAGCCGCACTACATTTAAAGATGAAGTTTTAAATTTCTTTAAAGGGCAAAGAGACGACTTTGAAATAACTCTTGGCGAGATAGCGCAGATAATTGGTATAGACCCTACAAATAACACAGCGTCTTATGGAAACCTGCGAAATGCTGTTTTGTCGCTACAAGATGACGGAATTTTGAAAACAGAAATGAAGTCTCGCAAAATATTTGTATCTCTACAAAAACAGCCAGTAGGGGCTGAGGCTTATGCGCTAAGGCTAGAAAATGAGCGGCTAAAAAGTAAGCTAGACAAACTAGAAGCTGAAAATAAAATCTTGTGTGAAAACCATAAAAACGAAGTGGCAGAGCTAGAAAATGCTTATAACGCTCTAAAAGCAGAGCTAAAAAGCGTAAGAGATGAGCTAAGTCAAATGATAAAAGCTCACAACGAAGTAGCAAAGCCTACAATACAAATCTACACGCCACAAGAACAGACACAAGCTGGGGGTTGGCTTAGTAGATTTTTTGGATAA
- a CDS encoding helix-turn-helix domain-containing protein — protein sequence MITNSQAKHSLELVASLLVKYGKVSSREVFIEYGVRGLAQRIVDLRKIGFNIATFRVRGDCIYELIKAPREYEKLITQYKINLARKRKIRKEFLSA from the coding sequence ATGATAACAAATTCACAAGCAAAGCACTCGCTAGAGCTAGTAGCGAGCCTGCTAGTAAAATACGGCAAAGTAAGCTCTAGAGAAGTATTTATCGAATATGGTGTGCGTGGTCTAGCCCAGCGCATAGTAGATCTGCGCAAAATCGGCTTTAATATCGCTACTTTTAGAGTGAGGGGCGATTGTATATACGAGCTGATAAAAGCTCCAAGAGAGTATGAAAAGCTAATCACCCAGTATAAAATCAACCTAGCAAGAAAGCGCAAAATACGCAAAGAATTCCTAAGCGCATAA
- a CDS encoding S24 family peptidase, with protein sequence MKLNKDKTRLIMDERGVTQSDLLDFLKLKGQATSIDTIKGWFRKTAPKNPSDEKIHLIADFLCVDLTKIIEKQKELEPFTSPQIPLLQMRAGFGTEGTLDPDFKVERCIKLPQEFLGKVNAKYAKIIQCYGDSMMPEFNDGDYLLVEFLGGRDYIKRPGIYLVRLGDVVYIKRIEFLPNNDINLISINPAYPAFTASSKGYAWEILGAVYGKITVKIGSGFQFASQGVK encoded by the coding sequence ATGAAACTAAACAAAGATAAAACTAGGCTTATAATGGACGAGCGTGGAGTTACGCAAAGCGATTTGCTAGATTTTTTAAAGCTTAAAGGACAAGCCACTTCAATAGACACGATAAAAGGCTGGTTTAGAAAAACAGCACCAAAAAATCCAAGTGATGAAAAAATACATTTAATTGCTGATTTTTTATGTGTTGATTTAACAAAAATAATTGAAAAGCAAAAAGAGCTAGAACCTTTTACCTCGCCACAAATACCACTTTTACAAATGCGAGCTGGCTTTGGCACAGAGGGCACGCTAGACCCTGATTTTAAGGTTGAAAGGTGCATCAAGCTACCGCAAGAATTCTTAGGCAAGGTAAATGCTAAATACGCAAAAATCATTCAATGCTACGGCGATAGTATGATGCCTGAGTTCAATGACGGCGACTATCTTTTGGTGGAGTTTTTAGGTGGTAGAGACTATATAAAACGCCCTGGAATTTATCTAGTTCGCCTTGGCGATGTGGTGTATATAAAGCGCATTGAGTTCTTGCCAAATAATGATATAAATCTCATTAGCATAAATCCAGCTTATCCAGCATTTACCGCTAGTAGCAAGGGCTATGCTTGGGAAATACTAGGCGCAGTATATGGCAAAATCACAGTTAAAATAGGCTCAGGTTTTCAGTTTGCTAGTCAAGGTGTGAAGTAA
- a CDS encoding helix-turn-helix domain-containing protein, which translates to MIKLYDELMKNRELTKNAQFVFCLLDDFYKSSKNKNKHGEKVCRIKSKDIQALLSISQQTVVRAMKALSKAGYIEVSHGYLHVYEIKVLKVFK; encoded by the coding sequence ATGATAAAGTTATATGATGAACTTATGAAAAACCGTGAACTGACAAAAAACGCTCAGTTTGTGTTTTGTCTTTTAGATGATTTTTATAAATCTAGTAAGAATAAAAACAAGCACGGCGAAAAAGTATGTCGCATAAAAAGCAAAGATATACAAGCACTACTAAGCATAAGCCAGCAAACAGTAGTTAGAGCGATGAAAGCTCTTAGCAAGGCTGGATATATAGAAGTATCACACGGCTATTTGCATGTTTATGAGATTAAAGTTTTGAAGGTTTTTAAATGA
- a CDS encoding replication initiator protein A, protein MSYSKFYDDIKTAKMSIRAKVLYTILLDKYELSAKKGFTNSKGQIICKMKQAEMAEAMGCGVRSVPKYIDELKLHNLISIELGLCKMYEIQVFQIGKNCSFKTAKIADLNLQELPIQNGKNCRSHTYKPDTISQLSKPNARMRTHESEQAEANRTQPSEATSRHHFSQSELGNSRIPNQAKSKSQAQDKPQDKAQEPKTARQWLGINDKPSYISEQTWQDFCAYKRERRHNFTATGKKAFFAKLDDIEAKSGACETAIKNTMANGWQGVFMPPLDKKQGQSMQPAQMVDALQDWLSDRQAQVVESELALPSERGA, encoded by the coding sequence ATGAGTTACTCAAAATTCTACGATGATATAAAAACAGCCAAAATGTCAATCAGGGCAAAAGTGTTATATACGATATTGCTTGACAAATACGAGCTAAGCGCAAAAAAGGGCTTTACAAACTCAAAAGGGCAAATCATCTGTAAGATGAAACAAGCAGAGATGGCTGAGGCTATGGGCTGTGGTGTGCGAAGTGTGCCAAAATATATTGATGAGCTTAAACTTCATAATTTAATTTCAATAGAACTTGGCTTGTGTAAAATGTATGAAATTCAAGTATTTCAAATCGGCAAAAATTGCAGTTTTAAAACGGCAAAAATTGCAGATTTAAATCTGCAAGAATTGCCGATTCAAAACGGCAAAAATTGCAGGTCTCATACATATAAGCCAGATACAATAAGCCAACTGAGTAAGCCAAACGCGCGCATGCGCACGCACGAGAGCGAACAAGCCGAAGCGAACCGAACTCAGCCAAGCGAGGCGACAAGTCGCCATCATTTTTCGCAGAGTGAGCTAGGGAATTCTAGAATTCCAAATCAAGCGAAAAGCAAAAGCCAAGCACAAGATAAACCGCAAGATAAAGCACAAGAGCCAAAAACCGCTCGCCAGTGGCTAGGCATAAACGACAAGCCTAGCTATATCAGCGAGCAAACTTGGCAAGACTTTTGCGCCTATAAGCGTGAGCGTAGGCACAACTTCACAGCCACAGGCAAAAAGGCGTTTTTTGCTAAGCTTGATGATATAGAGGCTAAAAGCGGAGCGTGTGAGACGGCTATCAAAAACACTATGGCAAACGGCTGGCAAGGCGTGTTTATGCCACCGCTAGATAAAAAGCAAGGGCAATCAATGCAACCAGCGCAAATGGTGGATGCCTTGCAAGACTGGCTAAGCGATAGACAAGCACAAGTGGTAGAGAGCGAACTAGCCTTACCCAGTGAAAGGGGAGCATGA
- a CDS encoding DUF6475 domain-containing protein codes for MSEQEFLGGFNTLAIYFDFCADNAERLKANASIYYECLKHLEAHQWQMAVSAVLKERVYNSMPKIAELLNHIYGSPEERAVNAWTLVLEMMGRLSDYPSVRFDDDAIMHAIKALGGWVAISSIDVASDSPMNTAKRKEFISAYLANRNKPFSEFYLSGRSEAQNGLGEFMSLAIISTDGKVKELRGREAKKLIESKKSPAQLAFNEMVRGVIDAKRIKAN; via the coding sequence ATGAGTGAGCAAGAATTCTTAGGTGGTTTTAATACCCTAGCGATTTACTTTGACTTTTGCGCTGATAATGCTGAGCGACTAAAAGCCAATGCTAGCATTTACTACGAGTGCTTAAAGCACTTAGAGGCGCATCAGTGGCAAATGGCTGTGAGTGCGGTGCTAAAAGAGCGTGTATATAACTCAATGCCAAAAATCGCCGAGCTGCTAAATCACATCTACGGCTCGCCAGAAGAAAGGGCAGTGAACGCATGGACGCTAGTGCTAGAAATGATGGGTAGGTTAAGCGATTATCCTAGCGTAAGATTTGACGATGATGCCATTATGCACGCTATAAAAGCCCTTGGTGGCTGGGTGGCGATATCTAGCATTGATGTGGCAAGCGACAGCCCCATGAATACCGCCAAGCGCAAGGAATTCATAAGCGCTTACCTAGCAAATCGCAATAAGCCTTTTAGCGAGTTTTATCTAAGCGGTAGAAGCGAGGCGCAAAATGGCTTAGGCGAGTTTATGAGCCTAGCGATAATCAGCACGGATGGCAAGGTAAAAGAGCTAAGGGGGCGTGAGGCTAAAAAGCTCATAGAGAGCAAAAAAAGCCCAGCGCAACTAGCCTTTAATGAAATGGTGCGTGGAGTAATCGATGCCAAAAGAATCAAAGCAAATTAG
- a CDS encoding PBSX family phage terminase large subunit: MTIKLPKWAKRFLAENIRYKVAYGGRGSGKSWNIVRMLVLKAASNKTRILCCREIQNSIKESAHKLISNQIDELGLSSIFSITENSIKCANGSEFIFAGLYRNVDKIKSMEGINICWIEEAQNVSRESWDLIAPTIRAENSEIWVSFNPKLKSDETYQKFIVNPPPNALVLRVNYQDNPFFTEAMREEMEYKKRVDFDEYLHIWEGQPKISSKAQVFYGKWEIKELGDLNGASCYFGADWGFANDPTALIKCYILGRNLYIADERYAKGIEIDELDNFFGSMSGAKTAHIIADSARPETISYLNRQGYSISPAKKGKGSIEDGIAFIRSFERIYIHPKCVNTISEFSLYSYKVDKYSGEITAQIIDDNNHAIDALRYALEPLIKTGPSTIGLRLDI; this comes from the coding sequence ATGACTATAAAGCTACCAAAATGGGCTAAGAGATTTTTAGCTGAGAATATACGCTATAAAGTAGCTTATGGCGGTCGTGGCTCAGGTAAAAGCTGGAATATAGTGCGAATGCTGGTGCTAAAAGCGGCGAGCAATAAAACTAGAATTCTTTGCTGTCGTGAGATACAAAATAGCATAAAAGAAAGCGCACACAAGCTTATAAGCAATCAAATTGACGAGCTTGGGCTAAGCTCTATTTTTAGCATAACAGAAAACTCCATAAAATGCGCTAATGGCTCTGAGTTTATCTTTGCTGGGCTTTATCGCAATGTGGATAAAATTAAGTCAATGGAGGGCATAAACATATGCTGGATAGAAGAAGCCCAAAATGTAAGCCGTGAGAGCTGGGATCTAATCGCACCTACAATAAGGGCTGAGAATAGCGAAATTTGGGTGAGCTTTAACCCCAAGCTAAAAAGCGATGAAACCTATCAAAAATTCATAGTAAATCCGCCACCAAATGCGCTAGTTTTGCGAGTAAATTACCAAGATAATCCATTTTTCACTGAGGCGATGAGAGAAGAAATGGAGTATAAAAAAAGAGTGGATTTTGATGAGTATTTGCATATCTGGGAAGGACAGCCTAAAATCTCAAGCAAGGCGCAGGTGTTTTATGGCAAATGGGAGATAAAAGAGCTGGGTGACTTAAATGGGGCGTCTTGCTATTTTGGTGCCGACTGGGGCTTTGCAAATGATCCAACAGCACTTATTAAATGCTATATTTTAGGGCGAAATCTATACATAGCAGACGAACGCTACGCAAAGGGCATAGAGATTGATGAGCTGGATAATTTTTTCGGCTCTATGAGTGGGGCAAAAACAGCGCATATAATCGCTGATAGCGCAAGACCTGAGACTATAAGCTATCTAAATAGGCAAGGCTATAGCATAAGCCCAGCAAAAAAGGGCAAAGGTAGCATAGAAGATGGCATTGCCTTTATCCGTAGCTTTGAGCGTATTTACATACACCCAAAATGCGTAAATACCATAAGCGAGTTTAGTCTATATAGCTACAAGGTGGATAAATACTCAGGCGAGATTACAGCACAAATTATAGATGATAATAACCACGCAATAGATGCTTTGCGCTATGCTTTAGAGCCACTTATCAAAACTGGACCTAGCACCATAGGACTAAGGCTAGATATATGA
- a CDS encoding Mor transcription activator family protein: MKSQNLELLLELIGIENFAKLAEHCGGMSFYIPKMPSKKLSILRDIKLLKDLEVSKDDIIKRLAKKYELSYRTLRRIYDRS; encoded by the coding sequence ATGAAAAGCCAAAACTTAGAGCTACTTTTAGAGCTAATTGGCATTGAAAACTTTGCTAAACTAGCCGAGCATTGCGGCGGCATGAGCTTTTATATACCCAAAATGCCTAGCAAAAAACTTAGCATTTTAAGGGACATTAAGCTTTTAAAAGACCTTGAAGTAAGCAAAGATGACATAATCAAACGCCTAGCCAAAAAATACGAACTAAGCTACCGCACACTAAGGCGCATTTATGATAGAAGCTAG